In the genome of Kluyveromyces marxianus DMKU3-1042 DNA, complete genome, chromosome 1, one region contains:
- the URA3 gene encoding orotidine-5'-phosphate decarboxylase, with protein MSTKSYSERAAAHRSPVAAKLLNLMEEKKSNLCASLDVRKTAELLRLVEVLGPYICLLKTHVDILEDFSFENTIVPLKQLAEKHKFLIFEDRKFADIGNTVKLQYTSGVYRIAEWSDITNAHGVTGAGIVAGLKQGAEEVTKEPRGLLMLAELSSKGSLAHGEYTRGTVEIAKSDKDFVIGFIAQNDMGGREEGYDWLIMTPGVGLDDKGDALGQQYRTVDEVVAGGSDIIIVGRGLFAKGRDPVVEGERYRKAGWDAYLKRVGRSA; from the coding sequence ATGTCGACTAAGAGTTACTCGGAAAGAGCAGCTGCTCATAGAAGTCCAGTTGCTGCCAAGCTTTTAAACTTGatggaagagaagaagtcaaACTTATGTGCTTCTCTTGATGTTCGTAAAACAGCAGAGTTGTTAAGATTAGTTGAGGTTTTGGGTCCATATATCTGTCTATTGAAGACACATGTAGATATCTTGGAGGATTTCAGCTTTGAGAATACCATTGTGCCGTTGAAGCAATTAGCAGAGAAACACaagtttttgatatttgaaGACAGGAAGTTTGCCGACATTGGGAACACTGTTAAATTACAATACACGTCTGGTGTATACCGTATCGCCGAATGGTCTGATATCACCAATGCACACGGTGTGACTGGTGCGGGCATTGTTGCTGGTTTGAAGCAAGGTGCCGAGGAAGTTACGAAAGAACCTAGAGGGTTGTTAATGCTTGCCGAGTTATCGTCCAAGGGGTCTCTAGCGCACGGTGAATACACTCGTGGGACCGTGGAAATTGCCAAGAGTGATAAGGACTTTGTTATTGGATTTATTGCTCAAAACGATATGGgtggaagagaagaggGCTACGATTGGTTGATCATGACGCCAGGTGTTGGTCTTGATGACAAAGGTGATGCTTTGGGACAACAATACAGAACTGTGGATGAAGTTGTTGCCGGTGGATCAGACATCATTATTGTTGGTAGAGGTCTTTTCGCAAAGGGAAGAGATCCTGTAGTGGAAGGTGAGAGATACAGAAAGGCGGGATGGGACGCTTACTTGAAGAGAGTAGGCAGATCCGCTTAA
- the CPR7 gene encoding peptidylprolyl isomerase CPR7: MNKVYLDITIGEEKIGRIICQLFTDEAPKSCENFLHLCKGDISVGDKVLTLKGNHFHRVIKNFMIQAGDLIYGSTEPINREEIGKGGCSIYTTEEELKNSDQQQIQCFGNFGDENLGEFNESFILAMANTGSKDSNSSQFFITTYPSPHLNGKHSKFGKILHGKSVVRTIERSKVDENGVPILPVVISGCGEWNDKMPVPVYNCCNDTIGNDFYEENPEDDSHFDGEDFAKAFEASNTIKESGTLLFKKRDFQNALFKYKKALNYVNEFIPEPDVNKEYHDKFLSQKRKLYLNISLMLFYLKQYEESIKYTSYLLETDGTTTKEKAKSYLRRGNCFYALNRLETALDDYKKSKELNPEDTILDEKIDITSGKIEAEKERTKKNISKFFQ; the protein is encoded by the coding sequence atgaataaaGTTTATCTTGACATTACCATTGGCGAAGAGAAAATCGGGAGGATCATATGTCAGTTATTCACTGACGAGGCACCCAAGTCATGCGAAAACTTCTTACATTTGTGCAAGGGAGACATCTCAGTTGGTGATAAAGTACTCACATTGAAGGGAAATCATTTCCACAGAGTCATAAAGAACTTTATGATTCAAGCTGGAGACTTGATTTATGGGTCTACCGAACCTATCAACAGGGAAGAAATTGGTAAAGGTGGATgttctatatatacaactgaagaagaactcaAAAATAGCGACCAACAACAGATACAGTGCTTCGGTAACTTTGGGGATGAAAATCTTGGTGAATTTAACGAAAGCTTTATATTGGCCATGGCTAATACTGGCTCGAAAGACTCGAACAGTTCACAATTCTTTATCACAACATACCCTTCTCCTCACCTCAATGGAAAGCATTCgaaatttggaaaaataCTACACGGTAAATCCGTAGTCCGCACCATTGAGCGCTCGAAAGTCGATGAAAATGGTgttccaattcttccaGTAGTAATTTCTGGCTGTGGTGAATGGAATGACAAGATGCCAGTGCCTGTGTACAACTGTTGCAATGATACAATTGGGAACGATTTCTACGAAGAAAATCCTGAAGATGATTCCCATTTTGATGGTGAAGATTTTGCTAAAGCATTCGAAGCATCAAATACCATCAAAGAATCTGGAACCTTGTTATTCAAGAAACGAGATTTTCAGAACGCTCTATTTAAATACAAAAAGGCCCTTAACTACGTCAATGAATTCATACCTGAACCAGATGTTAACAAAGAGTATCATGATAAGTTTTTATctcagaaaagaaaattataTCTCAATATTAGTTTAATGTTGTTCTACTTGAAACAATATGAAGAATCAATAAAATACACAAGTTATCTTTTGGAGACGGATGGTACAACAACTAAAGAGAAGGCAAAATCTTACCTAAGACGGGGCAATTGTTTCTATGCTTTAAATAGGTTAGAAACTGCGCTTGATGACtacaagaaatcaaaagaGTTGAATCCAGAAGACACTATACTTGATGAAAAGATAGATATCACAAGTGGAAAAATTGAAgcagaaaaggaaagaaccaagaaaaacatCAGCAAGTTCTTCCAGTAG
- the RAV1 gene encoding Rav1p — translation MSLNFLPGVPNKTPQAVCQRSWNNNTILAYCSGNNLILLSNRSERLQTIYLPSDCLAVDVNPANGLIAVAVSNEVFIYKPLHQIMKNPKWVFCTKLYHDSSQINSLQWGMGNELVMGSDYLSFWDIKDVFGEYKPRLLWSKRQPLPVYLCSITQDSKLISSMNYNDRNVKLWRRVSITADSDFFDLIILPHPDVVTSFRWKTADHQCDKEHTIHIFYTICADRKLRVWISFDIDNKKNVQNWGTVEMSKADNERFCVILDSWLIQKAITPQLNNKNKNNEIMRFLIEEKPELVLFSTPDHKIRVLALKNLSDDVPKIMSTRELLKTTITTSSFGSRPEFLHFPEPQLYDDENSISLVVHDLHGSVRHSLLHISSILENKENVGILQHKWTGHTKSIQKVFRSSDGSAVLTTSRFHENSLWVPLQLKDSVTLAKKALIVTESPIRHALVHDKGNLVVTFLENYKIQLWICKQSNKSALLQSSIKTNNLKGYPCLMVNTPEKDHHHNTHYFACVYSNGFSEGYVIQDDKIKQLDSNSVDLEGEDEFHLITAIDPVRYHFQSDRSLIATITKGGTIRTYKAHADTKGIIWKKSYETNTDVKNASKVTGSSNDKMSVIDEEGSTMTLWDLRRSVLEYEANFDGKVIDIDWTSTELEQNIVAIGFENHVILYTQLRYDYTNRNPPYLPIEKIDVSKHTTHTIGDSTWLQNGSIIIATGNQIFVKDKRLDLNDKFTYRSIGSRKILSNDILHLTSVLNGPLPIYHPQLLIQSLFAKKINLVREILLKLFHVLRGIEFGSEKGSNQGTSLEMDPSKFLHSNNSTYRFDKYEEPYSTFDSVVCSGLINLLSKIPLPYLTRHQQVTLISVVEAVEEINQNEKIVDINGVRFMLGVKLYMSHKSTQPSVSMRDVSWATHSDNKEIILSNLSSRIKSWENFREFKVAYWAEQQDLINWFEKLAKLEFNSQEKRDPSKCSIFYLALKKKNILIGLWRISSGHHEQAKMLKFLNNDFSEKRWRTAALKNAFVLLSKHRFMDAACFFLLAGSLKDCVNVLLKQVNDLDLAIGVCRVYEGDNGPVLHEFLHNQVLPTAIIESDRWTTSYIYWKMCKQGLAIKALVQPPIELDDNAKWITKDKCVNKSFLVEDPLLLQLYLQLRDRNIEYYNAALEVNESLEYDIIMRVVTIYTRMGCDYLAVALLQDWKFLEYKESKVTSPSISQSSHTKAFDSTVIEPVTTQKARPSLFDKFDPQFTENSGHLPTKTGQSSQSRSILDSYITEIPSLASLGHKSSKSALNINSNKSLKSDNNEAQPSSHVTNILDSFMNEPSFMKPGQNSHGDVESAFTAKETDDNSKKYSTVKHNGEKNNTIKKEKKVIKPRNLLDDFM, via the coding sequence ATgagtttgaattttttaCCAGGTGTACCTAATAAGACACCACAAGCTGTATGCCAGCGATCATGGAATAACAATACAATTCTTGCATACTGCTCGGGAAATAACTTAATATTGTTATCGAATCGCTCCGAACGACTTCAAACAATTTATCTTCCTTCAGACTGTCTTGCTGTTGATGTCAACCCAGCTAACGGTCTTATAGCGGTTGCTGTTTCAAATGAAGTTTTTATCTATAAACCATTGCatcaaataatgaaaaaccCTAAATGGGTATTTTGCACCAAATTGTATCATGATAGCTCGCAAATAAATTCATTACAGTGGGGAATGGGAAACGAATTGGTTATGGGTTCTGACTACCTATCATTTTGGGATATCAAAGACGTATTTGGTGAATATAAACCAAGATTGCTGTGGAGTAAAAGACAACCATTGCCGGTTTACCTCTGTTCAATAACACAGGACTCCAAACTAATATCCAGCATGAACTATAATGATAGAAATGTTAAATTGTGGAGACGAGTATCAATCACTGCAGACTCAGATTTTTTCGATTTGATAATTCTTCCACATCCTGACGTAGTAACATCATTTAGATGGAAAACCGCTGATCATCAATGCGACAAAGAGCACACCATTCATATATTTTACACGATATGTGCTGATCGTAAACTAAGGGTTTGGATTAGCTTTGATATagacaataaaaaaaatgttcaaaattGGGGTACAGTAGAAATGTCAAAAGCCGATAATGAAAGATTTTGTGTGATATTGGATAGTTGGTTGATTCAAAAGGCAATCACACCCCAACTgaataacaaaaataaaaataatgagATAATGAGATTCcttattgaagaaaaaccagaattagttttattttctacCCCGGATCATAAAATTAGAGTACTAGCCTTGAAAAATCTTTCTGATGATGTTCCTAAAATCATGTCTACAAGAGAATTACTCAAGACTACGATAACAACATCCTCATTTGGATCCCGTCCAGAGTTTTTACACTTTCCCGAACCACAGCTTtacgatgatgaaaacaGCATATCGTTGGTTGTACATGATCTTCACGGAAGTGTAAGACATTCCTTATTGCATATCTCATCAATATTagagaacaaagaaaatgttGGTATTTTACAGCACAAATGGACCGGTCATACTAAGTCTATTCAGAAAGTTTTCCGAAGTAGCGATGGTTCGGCAGTTCTAACTACCTCTCGTTTTCACGAGAATTCATTATGGGTACCATTGCAATTGAAAGACTCTGTCACTTTAGCAAAAAAAGCTCTAATCGTCACTGAATCTCCGATTCGCCACGCTTTAGTTCATGACAAAGGGAATCTTGTCGTTACCTTCCTTGAAAATTACAAAATTCAGTTGTGGATATGCAAACAATCCAATAAATCAGCTTTGTTACAAAGCAGCATCAAAACCAATAATCTGAAAGGCTATCCATGTTTAATGGTCAATACCCCAGAAAAGGATCACCATCACAACACACATTATTTTGCTTGCGTATATTCAAATGGATTTTCTGAGGGTTATGTAATTCAGGatgataaaataaaacagcTGGATAGCAACAGTGTCGACTTAGAAGGCGAGGACGAATTTCATCTAATAACCGCTATTGACCCTGTGAGATATCATTTCCAAAGTGATAGGTCATTGATTGCCACTATCACAAAAGGTGGTACTATTAGAACATATAAAGCACATGCAGATACGAAAGGCAtaatttggaagaaaagcTACGAAACAAACACTGATGTGAAAAACGCTTCCAAAGTTACGGGATCGTCAAATGATAAGATGTCCGTGatagatgaagaaggttcCACTATGACCCTATGGGATTTGCGCAGAAGCGTTCTTGAATACGAAGCAAATTTTGATGGTAAGGTTATTGACATTGATTGGACCAGCACAGAGCTTGAACAGAACATTGTTGCTATTGGATTCGAGAATCACGTCATTTTATACACACAGTTGAGATATGACTATACAAATAGAAACCCACCATACTTGCCAATAGAAAAAATAGACGTTTCAAAACATACAACTCATACTATTGGCGATTCAACCTGGTTACAAAATGGATCTATAATAATTGCAACTGGTAACCAAATATTTGTCAAAGATAAGCGCCTAGATCTTAACGATAAATTCACATACAGATCTATAGGTTCTCGGAAAATTCTATCAAATGACATATTGCATCTAACCAGTGTTTTAAACGGACCTTTGCCTATATATCACCCTCAATTGCTAATCCAGTCGCTTTTTGCGAAGAAGATTAATCTGGTTAGAGAGATTTTATTGAAACTTTTCCACGTACTTCGTGGTATAGAATTTGGTTCGGAAAAGGGAAGTAACCAAGGGACGTCTTTAGAAATGGACCCATCAAAATTTTTGCATTCCAATAATTCAACATACCGTTTTGATAAGTATGAAGAACCTTATAGTACCTTTGACTCTGTAGTCTGTTCAGGACTAATAAATTTGCTTTCCAAAATCCCATTGCCATATCTCACTCGTCATCAACAGGTAACGTTAATATCTGTTGTGGAAGCAgtagaagaaataaatCAAAATGAGAAAATTGTGGATATTAATGGAGTAAGGTTTATGTTGGGAGTAAAATTATATATGTCTCATAAAAGTACGCAACCAAGCGTTAGTATGAGAGATGTTAGTTGGGCAACCCATTCAGATAACAAAGAGATTATATTATCCAATCTTTCAAGTCGTATTAAATCCTGGGAAAATTTCAGGGAGTTTAAGGTGGCTTATTGGGCTGAACAGCAAGATCTCATAAATTGGTTTGAAAAGCTAGCCAAATTAGAATTTAACAGTCAAGAGAAAAGGGATCCATCTAAGTGTTCCATATTTTATTTGGCattaaaaaagaaaaatatacTGATTGGCCTATGGCGTATTAGTTCCGGACACCATGAACAAGCAAAGATGCTAAAGTTTTTAAACAATGACTTTTCTGAAAAGCGCTGGCGTACAGCTGCGCTGAAAAAtgcttttgttttattgAGCAAGCATAGATTCATGGATGCTGCATGCTTCTTCCTATTAGCGGGCTCCCTAAAAGATTGCGTCAATGTCCTTTTGAAACAAGTAAATGATTTAGATCTAGCTATCGGTGTTTGCCGAGTATACGAAGGAGATAATGGCCCAGTACTTCACGAATTCTTACATAACCAGGTACTACCAACGGCAATTATAGAAAGTGATAGGTGGACAACAAGCTATATCTACTGGAAGATGTGCAAACAAGGTTTAGCCATTAAAGCTTTGGTGCAACCCCCAATTGAGCTCGATGACAATGCAAAATGGATCACAAAAGATAAATGTGTCAATAAGTCGTTTTTAGTCGAAGATCCATTACTATTACAACTATACCTGCAATTGAGAGACCGCAATATTGAATATTATAATGCAGCGCTAGAGGTAAATGAAAGTTTGGAATATGATATTATTATGCGCGTTGTTACTATCTATACCCGTATGGGTTGCGATTATTTAGCTGTTGCTCTTCTACAAGATTGGaaatttttggaatataAAGAGTCTAAAGTAACTTCTCCTTCCATTTCGCAAAGCTCTCATACGAAAGCTTTCGACAGCACAGTCATAGAACCGGTAACTACACAGAAGGCGAGACCTAGTCTCTTTGATAAGTTTGATCCTCAGTTTACGGAGAACTCAGGGCATCTTCCTACCAAAACTGGTCAATCGAGTCAATCAAGAAGTATTCTTGACTCTTATATCACCGAAATTCCTTCTTTAGCTTCTTTGGGACATAAGAGTTCCAAATCAGCTTTAAACATAAATTCCAACAAAAGTTTAAAATCTGATAATAACGAAGCACAACCATCATCTCATGTAACTAACATTTTGGACTCCTTTATGAATGAGCCCAGCTTCATGAAACCCGGACAGAACTCTCATGGAGACGTCGAAAGTGCGTTTACCGCAAAGGAAACAGACGACAACAgtaaaaaatattcaacGGTAAAACACAAtggtgaaaagaataatacgattaagaaagaaaagaaagtcATAAAACCTAGAAATTTATTAGATGATTTTATGTAA
- the TIM9 gene encoding protein transporter TIM9, whose product MDQLNGKEQQEFQRIVEQKQMKDFMRLYSNLVERCFSDCVNDFTSAKLTSKEQSCIMKCSEKFLKHSERVGQRFQEQNAALNQSMGR is encoded by the coding sequence ATGGATCAACTAAATGGTAAGGAACAACAAGAGTTCCAAAGAATTGTGGAACAAAAGCAAATGAAGGACTTCATGCGTCTATACTCCAACTTGGTCGAAAGATGTTTCAGTGACTGTGTCAACGACTTTACCTCTGCTAAGCTAACTTCCAAGGAGCAAAGCTGCATAATGAAATGCTCagaaaagttcttgaaaCATAGTGAACGTGTTGGACAACGTTTCCAAGAGCAAAACGCTGCTTTGAACCAAAGCATGGGTCGTTAA
- the GEA2 gene encoding ARF guanine-nucleotide exchange factor 2, with protein sequence MPHDNVAVDAVTIVIKECISLSTSMRKYAKYSVQSGVAALLGGGSDIFINQDASLAGAFNNLAINKTKDPLLSGLIQLRLMLNHKDNLDDIDALTVLQPFLLVISTSSTSGYITSLALDSVQKFFAFNIINERSKNHVAAYRQTINSLTHCKFEGSEHLSDDSVLLKVLILIDFIIQSPGGEILSDSCVYDVLQTVMSLACNKRRSDVLRKAAEMSMLSITIKIFDKLKRLDPSNNHIYINDQDFSKNILKDDIIGAEDAANADDVPVENEKPSTFDEPQKLEPDYGLPVTKDYLDILVSLLLPENQHKQNNSTKVFGLHLLNTAIELAGDKFPQHPQLFSLVSDPICKNILYIIQKSDKLSLLQAALQLFTNLTIILGDHLSLQIEFTIDSIFNILLDTNVSDDVPARPASVKELLIEQISILWTRSPSFFTSIFVNFDCSLERSDLAIEFLSALTRLSLPESAQTTSDSVPPICLEGLISVIDDMHDHVVKSGVKDFVEEEIETLKRRNQKTEFIKCAEEFNKKPKKGLPLLVEKGFIPSDSEDDVAKFLFDNNARLNKKTIGEYIAAPENVSLLSKFIGQFDFSGLRIDEAIRALLTKFRLPGESQQIERVVEQFSAKYVEDQHYDPERDGLNIEGDYSTIQPDADSVFVLSYSVIILNTDFYNPQVKKHMTFEDYTLNLRGCNNQKDFPLWYLDKIYCSIRDKEIVMPEEHHGSERWFDDSWNNLIAATTVVTESHDTSRSEGYIHSLSPNQLIQFDKAIFEVVGPSIIETLFKIFDIASDDHIATRVLTTLDKCSQICSLFRQRDMYNEIIETMAKFTTLTGERKPRDDSYVDEIPVVQIDIEDSKESISVSNTAIVLGNDFKGQLSTVVLFRVLKQNINTELISEQTWNKIVDILLCLYENMLISPDIFPDLQNRLKLSNLPKCKPDILVNKSNSNRGLLSTFASYLKGDEEPSDEEIQASTKAMECIKASNVAGSLFGNDKNVSSTLINVLLNHIKTEVNDDNKRFFEPELLFLMELSVSLFLFSKDDKATGKALLDKISAICETVLLSKPAAVRLVSYSLLIISVLEDQDYLLKVINSQLLAKNEVFDDAVLKSKAGIRIVDWLLNLAEIPNYQGVLLGDEGFWKLLRKYASLGEPCKLIYGYLDNYLFKQKDLITDVNFMWVLGLFDEISSVGAIGSQWEEQYENLVKTGHKVDQENPYQDIVDSSIQSINLTARLLEKKPSISKSEIVAIVQALSHQCFNPCRHIRSHALNTLENLLLELLVPFVDDTITLSNLIDMGLYPLTNELESSANNVVSLKSFLSLLSKMYLNYLALDKADNETYLQVLGIFNKYVENEEVEKQLQDMITKKREIEKKEGTPSLAADQVPA encoded by the coding sequence ATGCCTCATGATAATGTTGCAGTAGATGCTGTTACAATTGTTATCAAGGAGTGTATATCTTTGTCAACCTCTATGAGAAAGTATGCAAAGTACTCAGTTCAATCTGGAGTTGCAGCGTTGCTTGGAGGTGGTAGCGATATTTTCATTAACCAAGATGCATCCCTTGCTGGAGCATTTAACAATTTAGCAATTAATAAGACTAAAGATCCATTACTTTCCGGGTTGATCCAATTACGATTGATGCTTAATCATAAGGACAACTTAGACGATATTGATGCTCTTACTGTCCTACAACCATTTCTTCTGGTAATTAGtacatcatcaacatctGGGTACATTACTTCTTTGGCATTGGACTCCGTTCAGAAGTTTTTCGCCTTCAATATTATCAACGAGCGCTCCAAGAATCATGTTGCGGCCTATAGACAAACTATCAACTCTTTGACACATTGTAAATTTGAAGGGTCGGAGCACTTGTCAGATGATTCTGTTCTTCTCAAGGTTTTGATTCTTATTGACTTTATCATTCAATCTCCAGGCGGTGAAATTCTCTCGGATTCATGCGTTTATGACGTGTTGCAAACAGTAATGTCATTAGCGTgcaacaaaagaagaagcgaCGTTCTAAGAAAGGCGGCAGAAATGAGTATGCTATCAATTACaatcaaaatatttgataaaCTCAAAAGATTGGACCCAAGCAATAATCACATTTACATCAATGATCAAGACTTCTCTAAGAATATACTAAAGGATGATATCATAGGTGCTGAAGATGCAGCAAATGCTGATGATGTTCCAGTAGAAAATgagaaaccttctactttTGATGAACCTCAAAAACTGGAACCAGACTATGGTCTCCCAGTGACAAAGGATTACTTAGACATTCTAGTCTCTCTCTTATTACCGGAGAATCAGCATAAACAGAACAATTCTACAAAGGTGTTTGGTCTACATTTACTGAATACGGCAATCGAACTAGCTGGTGATAAGTTTCCTCAGCACCCTCAACTATTTTCGCTAGTGTCTGATCCAATCTGCAAAAACATTCTCTATATTATCCAGAAATCTGACAAATTGTCACTACTTCAAGCTGCTTTACAGTTATTTACCAACTTGACCATAATTTTGGGTGATCATTTGTCGTTGCAGATTGAATTTACGATAGATTCTATATTCAACATTTTGCTAGACACCAATGTCTCTGACGATGTTCCAGCCAGACCTGCTTCTGTTAAAGAATTATTAATTGAACAAATATCTATACTCTGGACAAGATCACCATCATTTTTCACTTCCATATTTGTAAATTTCGACTGCAGTCTGGAAAGATCTGATTTAGcaattgaatttttgagtGCTTTAACTCGACTCTCTCTACCTGAGTCTGCTCAAACAACTTCTGATAGTGTTCCTCCTATCTGTCTAGAGGGCCTAATTTCAGTTATAGATGATATGCATGACCACGTTGTGAAATCTGGTGTCAAAgactttgttgaagaagagattgaaacattgaagagaagaaatcaGAAAACAGAATTCATTAAGTGtgcagaagaattcaataaaaaaccaaaaaaggGCCTCCCATTGTTGGTTGAGAAGGGTTTCATTCCATCTGATTCAGAGGATGATGTCGCaaaatttttatttgataatAACGCACGCTTGaataagaaaacaattGGTGAGTATATCGCAGCCCCAGAAAATGTTTCCTTACTTTCAAAATTCATTGGTCAGTTCGATTTCTCTGGTCTTAGAATCGACGAGGCAATTAGAGCTCTTCTAACTAAATTCCGATTACCAGGTGAGTCTCAACAAATTGAAAGAGTTGTCGAACAATTTTCAGCTAAGTACGTGGAGGATCAACATTATGATCCAGAAAGGGATGGACTAAATATCGAAGGTGACTATTCTACAATTCAACCTGATGCAGACTCTGTATTTGTCTTGTCTTATTCTGTGATCATACTGAATACTGACTTTTACAATCCACAAGTTAAGAAACATATGACTTTTGAAGACTATACTCTTAACTTGAGGGGTTGTAACAACCAAAAAGATTTCCCTCTTTGGTATCTAGATAAGATCTACTGCTCCATTAGAGACAAAGAAATTGTTATGCCAGAAGAGCATCATGGCAGTGAACGCTGGTTTGATGATTCGTGGAACAATTTGATAGCAGCTACCACAGTAGTAACAGAGTCTCACGATACAAGTCGGTCAGAAGGTTATATCCACTCTTTATCACCAAACCAACTAATTCAATTTGATAAAGCAATTTTTGAAGTCGTAGGTCCATCAATTATAGAAACActattcaaaatattcGATATTGCTTCTGATGATCATATCGCCACAAGAGTACTTACTACATTGGACAAATGTTCTCAAATTTGTTCACTTTTCAGACAAAGAGATATGTACAATGAAATCATCGAAACAATGGCCAAATTCACGACTTTGActggagaaagaaaaccaagagATGATTCTTATGTTGACGAGATTCCAGTTGTTCAAATCGATATCGAAGATTCCAAAGAAAGTATTTCTGTGAGTAATACTGCTATTGTCTTAGGCAACGATTTTAAGGGACAGCTATCTACCGTAGTTTTATTCAGGGTTTTGAAGCAAAATATTAATACCGAGCTCATCTCAGAACAAACATGGAATAAAATTGTCGACATACTTCTCTGCTTATATGAGAATATGTTGATATCTCCAGATATTTTCCCAGACTTGCAAAACAGGTTGAAGCTATCGAACTTACCTAAGTGTAAGCCAGATATCTTGGTCAACAAGTCGAACTCAAATAGAGGTCTTCTATCTACTTTTGCTTCTTATTTGAAAGGTGACGAGGAACCTTCAGACGAAGAAATACAAGCTTCTACGAAAGCCATGGAATGTATCAAGGCCAGTAATGTTGCAGGATCGCTATTTGGCAACGATAAGAATGTTAGTAGCACATTAATCAATGTTTTATTAAATCATATTAAGACTGAAGTGAATGATGATAACAAACGTTTCTTTGAACCAGAGCTATTATTCCTCATGGAATTAAGCGTGTCTCTATTCCTATTTTCGAAAGATGACAAAGCTACGGGTAAGGCACTATTGGACAAAATATCAGCAATATGTGAAACTGTTCTGCTTTCTAAGCCAGCTGCAGTGAGGTTAGTTTCCTACAGTCTTCTAATCATATCTGTTTTAGAAGACCAAGATTACCTATTAAAGGTTATTAATTCACAGTTGTTAGCTAAAAACGAAGTCTTTGACGATGCTGTTCTTAAAAGTAAAGCAGGCATTAGAATCGTTGATTGGTTGCTAAATTTAGCCGAAATTCCAAATTACCAGGGTGTATTACTAGGTGATGAAGGCTTTTGGAAGTTATTGAGAAAATATGCTTCCTTAGGTGAACCATGCAAGTTGATTTATGGATACCTCGACAATTATTTGTTCAAACAAAAGGATTTGATAACTGATGTCAATTTTATGTGGGTTTTGGGCCtatttgatgaaatatcTTCTGTAGGAGCAATTGGTAGTCAGTGGGAGGAGCAATATGAAAATCTCGTAAAAACTGGACACAAGGTGGATCAAGAAAATCCTTACCAAGACATAGTGGATTCTTCTATACAATCTATTAATTTAACCGCTCGTCttttagagaagaaaccaTCAATATCCAAAAGTGAAATTGTTGCTATTGTACAGGCACTATCTCATCAATGTTTCAATCCATGCCGCCACATACGTTCTCATGCATTGAATACGCTTGAAAACTTGCTTTTAGAACTATTGGTACCATTTGTTGATGACACCATTACTTTATCTAACCTAATTGATATGGGGTTATATCCGCTAACTAATGAGCTCGAATCTAGTGCCAATAATGTTGTTTCCTTGAAGAGTTTCTTATCATTACTATCGAAAATGTACTTGAACTATCTTGCTTTGGATAAAGCAGACAATGAAACTTATTTGCAGGTCTTGGGCATATTTAACAAGTATGTTGAAAATGAGGAAGTCGAAAAGCAACTTCAAGACAtgataacaaaaaaacgtgaaattgagaagaaggaaggtACACCAAGCCTGGCTGCTGATCAAGTACCTGCTTGA